A stretch of DNA from Vanacampus margaritifer isolate UIUO_Vmar chromosome 1, RoL_Vmar_1.0, whole genome shotgun sequence:
AAAACTCCTTAACATtaaaattttatgttttaaattgcagcccgttgaaaaaaaatgacgatTACAAATGTGTACATTAACAAGGTGCCATGGGAGCAAATATACcagaattaattatgtttttaaagatTGTTGAGGAGAGGGGCAAGAAATGAAAGGATGGACCATtgcttctatttattttttatttttttgtattactacAGTAATTACTTGCCAAGAATTTTCCATTCCCCTAAGAAGTTTCATGCATAATTAAAAGTTAATACAGCACCTATCTAATAATTTATGCAAAACATGTCTGCTACTAATTGACATCATCCAGACTGCAGTGCACATTTTTTGACACTTCATTAAACTGATGATTGAATTAAAGAGCCTAATGTTGAATGACCTGCTTTTAATTGATAAGCAAGCCTTGACTGCCCCACATACTTAATGCAATGAAGTCCCCCGAGGCATCACAAGCTTGCCATCAACTGTTCACTTTCTCACTATTGTCTCGTCTGCTCTGCTGTCAGCTGGCTGATGCACGGATTCCACCCAGGGAAGACGATGACGTCATCGTGCATCTTTTAACACGTAAACATATTGCGTTGGCTGCCACGTTTGCTCGAAAGGAAAGTAAGTGATGTACTGTTTTTAATCCTCCTGATCCCTTCACACAATAAACCAATATACTAGGAACACATCTCAGTGGTTTTGTAGAATTTCATATTTATTGCCCAATCCCTGATGAAAAGATAAACAGTGCCACTcacaataatcataataaacacTACCCATAAGGTTGAACCTGTTCTCAAAAGAAAtgcatggttaaaaaaaacaacttttatttgtCACTCATTTTCACGTCAAGCTTGTAGGTCACATTATTGTGTGGATAATGATTTGTTACAGCTTTTGTGCTGTAGTTAAAAGCTAACTGTTTTCCTTAATTTTTCAATCGAATTGTTAAGTTTCATAACTTAATGTTTtcatatgagaaaaaaaatgttcagcaaATTATTGATGGAGCACTTATGAAACAAGATAATTGTgtcaagtatttttattttgtaaaaaaagattataaaaaattcgaaGCAAGAAGCgatgaaatgtttttaattgtaattaatcacatgacttcactagttaactcacgattaatcacaaattctatatgttctaaatgtacaacaaaaaaaatataggttttcatactcttgttaacaaaagtggaaaaaaatgttaaactaatagaaatagttcaaatgaatttttgacgtttatagccgtcaacggcagtgaatgaaaaaaaaaaaagaaaatattattaaaaattcgggctgtcaggtgattaaagttttttatcgtaattaatcgttaCTAGttaagttcaaatgaatttttgacgtttatagccgtcaacggcagtgaatgagttaatgttggacattttggtggtaCTTTGTGTCAAAGGTTTGTTGTAATGCATTAATGTATAAGAAAAATAAGCCtctatattgtttttgttttttttacatattaccCAGCAGCCCACTGACCTCATCTAGCGCCACCCACCACTCATGAAGCTGCACAGGCTGTCGGGCGCCGCCATGAGCGCGCTGACGACAATCGCGCCGTACCTGGGCTCCAATGACGCCATCTATGACGACAATTCCGCCAAACGTGGATTCCGCCCGGAAAAAATGCACTCTGCGTCCATTAGTCCCACAAACAAGGTCATCTACAGCACGGTGGCCCCGATTTTCCCCACCAACATGTCAGACTTTCTGCTGACTAATGTCACTGATGGGATCGCGGCGCAGTGCGGGGAGAACTTTGTGGACAACATGGAGTGTTTTATGATCCTGACCCCTGGCCAGCAGCTGGCCATCGCCATCTTGGCCCTCACGTTGGGTACGTTCACAGTGCTGGAGAACCTGATGGTGCTGTGCGTCATCCTGCATTCGCAAACTTTGCGATCCCGACCGTCCTACCACTTCATAGGAAGCCTGGCGGTGGCGGACCTCATCGGCAGCATCATTTTCGTCTACAGCTTCCTGGACTTCCACATCCTCCACAGGAAGGACAGCCCCGAGGTTTTCCTCTTCAAGCTGGCCGGCGTCATCGCCTCCTTCACCGCTTCCGTGGGCAGCCTCTTCCTCACCGCCATCGACCGCTACATCTCCATCCACAGGCCCATGGCGTACAAACGCATCGTGACCAAGACTAAAGCAGTCGTGGCTTTCAGCCTCATGTGGAGCGTGTCCATAACGTTCGCGCTGCTGCCCCTGCTGGGCTGGAATTGCAAGCGCCTCAACTCGGTCTGCTCGGATATTTTCCCCCTCATCGACCAGAGGTACCTGATGTTCTGGATCGGGATGACGAGTGTCCTGCTGCTCTTCATCATCTACGCCTACATGTACATCCTGTGGAAGTCGCACCACCACGCTGTGCGCATGCTGA
This window harbors:
- the LOC144043366 gene encoding cannabinoid receptor type 1B-like; its protein translation is MKLHRLSGAAMSALTTIAPYLGSNDAIYDDNSAKRGFRPEKMHSASISPTNKVIYSTVAPIFPTNMSDFLLTNVTDGIAAQCGENFVDNMECFMILTPGQQLAIAILALTLGTFTVLENLMVLCVILHSQTLRSRPSYHFIGSLAVADLIGSIIFVYSFLDFHILHRKDSPEVFLFKLAGVIASFTASVGSLFLTAIDRYISIHRPMAYKRIVTKTKAVVAFSLMWSVSITFALLPLLGWNCKRLNSVCSDIFPLIDQRYLMFWIGMTSVLLLFIIYAYMYILWKSHHHAVRMLSRTSQRSIIVYSAEGTKVQTVRPEQVRMDLRLAKTLVLILVALIICWGPLLAIMVYDLLGKVDDFIKTVFAFCSMLCLLNSTVNPVIYAMRSKDLRRAFGNICRLCRGSARTLDNSGESDWNSRSVRGKESGGSGASRRVKMAQVYISGVTDANSGADSV